DNA sequence from the Thermodesulfobacteriota bacterium genome:
CTTTTTACCATCCCCATGATGTACCATTTCCTCCATTTCCCATTAAAACGGGCGATCGGGACCTCTTCGGCCGCCATCTTTATCACGGCCTTCTTCTCGGTTGCAGGTTACATCCTCAACGGGATGGGCCGTCCAGGGTTGACCGAGTGGAGTTTGGGGTTCGTGGATCTTCACCGGGGGATCGCCCTTGCCCTGGGCACCCTCTTCCTGGCGAGGCTGGGTGCGAAGGTCTCTTTTAGAATGAATCCCCATCGCTTGCGCAAGCTCTTTGCCCTTTTCGTCATCCTCATCTCGATTTATATCATCGCCAGATGAAAAGGGAGGTTCACCCATCCCTCTTCAACTCACCCCAAAAAGGGATAACAGGGCGTCTTCTTTGGCCTCCCGGATGTGTTCCCTCATCACCCGCTCACAGAGATCGGGGTCCCTCAACTGAAGGGCCATGATGACCTTTCGGTGGCCCTCGACCGCCCTCTTTCCACCATCGGGATATCTCAGGGTATCCTTCCGGTATCGGAGGACGAACTTTCGGATGTCGACCATCAGCCGGAGAAGTTGCCTCTTGTCACCAATCATCGAGTGGAGGGCGTCATGGAACCGGGTGTTCCACTTGAAGACCTCTCCGATTTTCCCTCTTTTTAGGGCCTCTTCGGCTTTCTGGATGAAGCGGTTGAGTTGGTCGAGCTCTTTATCGGATATCCTTTTCGAAACGATCCTCAAGGCATACCCTTCCAGGATGGCCCGGATCTCAAAGAGCTCCTCGACCTCCTCTCGCGAGTCACCGGCCACAAAAAATCCTCTCTTGTTCCGGGGTTTGACCAGCCCCTCTGCCTCCAGTTTATGGAGCACTTCCCTCACCGGCGTCCGGCTCACCTTGAGGGTCTTTGCCAGGTTTTCTTCGGTCAGTTTATGGCCGGGAGGGAGGCGGCCCGAAAGGATCGCCGATTTCAGATAGGAATAGACCCTTTCCCTCGCAGGGAGGGCAGGGTTCCCTCTCGATTTGTCCTTGGGGTTCTCCATGGGATCGCCGTTTCAGTCCTCTTCGATGATCTTCGGCTTTTTTCGGATCACGCTGTAGAGGATGGAGATCAGGGCGATGGCCAGGATGATCCCAGCGATGGGTCGGAAGAGAAAGGCCGACAGGTCATAGTCGACCATCCTCATCCCCCTCCTCAAGGAAATTTCGGTGAGATTGCCCAGGACCAGGCCGATGATCATCGGCGCAATGGGATAGTTATACCTCTTCATGAAATAGCCGATCACCCCGAAGAAGAACATGATCCAGAGATCGGTGGGGTCGTTTCGAATCCCATAGGAGCCGATGGCGGCGAAGATGAAGATGCAGGGGCCGAGGATCGAATAGCGGATCCTCCGGAAGTTGGAAAAGACCTTGGCCACCCCGAGCCCGGCGAAGAGCATGAGGATGTTGGCCAGAAACATGGCCAAGAAGATGGAGTACATGAGCTTCGGTTGGTTCATGAAGAGCATGGGACCGGGTTGCAACCCGTGGACGAGGAAGCCGCCGATGATGACCGCTGTGGTGGCGCTTCCAGGGATGCCGAGGGTCAGCAGGGGGACCATCGCGCCTCCGGTGGCCGCATTGTTCGCCGTCTCGGGAGCGGCGATGCCTTCCGGGATACCCGTTCCAAACTTTTCAGGGTTCTTGGACCACCGGACCGCTTCGGCATAGCCCACAAAGGCGGCGGTGGTCGCACCCACTCCCGGAAGGATGCCGATCCACGTCCCGATGAGGGCCGACCGGAGGACGAGCCACTTCATCCTTAAGATTTCTTTGAGCTTGGGAAGTTTGGTCGAAACCTTTTCGAGAAAGACCTCCTTGGTATCCAGACGGGTCTCGGATCTGGCGAGGATTTCGCCCACCGCAAAGGCCCCGATGATGGCGGGGATGAAGTTGATCCCTCCGATGAGGGCCTTTCCGCCGAAGGTGAACCTCGGATCACCGGTCATGGGGTCGATCCCCACGGTCGCCATCAGAAGCCCGAAGACACCGGAGATGGCCGCCTTCTTCATCCCCCTTCCACCGAGGGAGGCGATGAGGGTGAGGGCGGTGATGGCGAGGGCAAAATACTCCGGCTGGGAGAAGGTGAGGGCGACCCTGGCCAACAGGGGGGAGACGAGCGTCATGACGACCACGCTGAAGAGCCCTCCGAGACAGGAGCACATGACGGCAAAGCCGAGGGCCTGAGCGGCCTTGCCCTTTTTGGCCATCTCATAACCGTCGAAGACCGTGGCCGAGGCCTCGGGGGCTCCCGGGACATTGAAAAGGATGGCCGAGATGGAGCCTCCGTAAGTCCCCCCACAATAGACGGCCGACAGCAGGGCGAGGCCATTGATCGGGCTCATGGCGAAAGTGAAGGGGATGAGGAGGGCCGTTCCCATGGTGGAGTTGAGACCCGGAACCGATCCGAGGATGACGCCGAGGAGGACCCCGCCCCAGATGATCAGGAGGGTCAGGGGATTGAAGACATTCTGAATGGCTCCCAACCAGATATCGAGCATGGCGGTCTTCTCCCTTTCCTTCAATAGAAGAGGTGGCTGAAGTCGAGAAAGATACCTGTGCCCCGGGGAAGGGGGACGTACATCGCTTTGGTAAAGACGTAGACGATGAGGACGGTCATGCCGAGGGAGACCCCGATCATCCAGGCCTTCTTCCTCTCTCCTAAGAGATACATGAAGGCGATGAGAAAGAAGGGGGTGAGGGCGATGAACCCCACCACCTTCAACAGGAGGAAGTAGAGGACGATGAATCCGATGGCCAGAAGGAGCCTCCCCTTGCCCTTATCCCATTTGGGGGCGCCTTTCGCCTCTTCCCCTCCCTTCCTCTTTTGTCGAAGGGCATCCACTGCCACGAGGAGGCTCAGGCCCATGAGGCAGACGAGGAGAAACTCGGGCCAGTAGGCCGGCCCGAGTTTCGCATAGACGTCATGTCCCTCAAATTTCTGGGCCTCGAAAAAGAGGAAGAGGGAGCCGAAGAAGATCACCCCGCTGATGATCAGTTCTCCGAGTATCATCGTTTTTTTCTCCCGTCTATTTCTTCTTCAGGTATCCGAGTTCTTCGAAGATCTCTTTATATCTCACGTACTCTTCGTCCCAGAACTTTCCGAACTCCTCCGGCCCTTTCCATCCTGGTCGAAGATCGAGGAGGTTGGCCTTTTCGATGGCCTTGTAGTTGGGATCCTGAGAGCATCTCTTCAGGACATCCGCCAAATAGTCGATGATCTCCTGGGGCGTCCCTTTCTTCACGGCGAGCCCTCTCCATCTCCCCATGGTGATGTCGTATCCCAGCTCTCTCGCCGTGGGGACATCGGGGAATTTTTCGAGCCTCTTCTCCGTGAAGACGACGAGGGGCCTCAATTTTTTTGCCTCAAGGAGGGACATGATCACCCCGGGTTCTTCATGGAGAACATCGATATGCCCTCCCAGGACGGCCGCATGGGACTCTGGGGCCGAGTCGAAGGGGATGTATTTCACTTTGATGCCCGCCTTTTTGGCGAAGAGCATGATGATGACCTCGTCCGGGCTGGCCGGGGTCGTTCCGGTGAACTGGAGCTTTCCAGGGTTCTCCTTGGCGTATTTGATCACCTCCTGGATGGTTTTAAAGGGGCTCTCGGCCCTCACATAGAAGATGCTCTGGTCTTGCTGAACCATGCAGAGGGGGGCAAACTCCTTGTAATTTTCACGGCCGAAGATCGTATTGATGATCTGTTCAGGGCTGAAATTGTAGATGGTGTACCCATCCGCAGGCTGGGAGAGGACATAGGTGGAGGCCTTCACCCCCGCCCCTCCGGTGAGATTGGTGACGTTGATGGGAACCCGGAGGATGGCCCTGGCCGGCATCATCAAGCTTCGAACGAAGATGTCGCTTCCCCCCCCTGCCCCATACTGGACGACCACCTCGATCGGCCGCGTGGGGTAATCTTTGGGTTTCGGGACCTGAGCCAAAGCCCCTCCTATGGCTGACAGGATCAGGAGGCTGACGATCAAAACGGTAACAAACGCTCTTCCTTTCATGGAACTCCTCCTTTCGAAAAAGTCAAAAGCGGGATTCTTCCTCCCAGACGATCGCCGACCTTCTCTTACGATTGGCTTTTGGTGAGATAATCCAGCGCCTCTGATACACCTCCTTTCGAGAACGGGATCCGGGCGAGGGAAAGGCCCATCTCGATCCCACAGAGGGTCCCGGCGAGCATGAGCTCGTTGAAGTCTCCCAGATGGCCGATGCGGAAGACCTTTCCCCTCAATTTTCCAAGCCCTGTTCCAAGGGACATGTTGAATTTTTTCAGGATGAGACCCCGGAGCTCATCGGCGTCATATCCATCGGGCATGACCACGGCCGTTAGGGTGGAGCTATATTCTTCGGGAGAGAGGCAGAGGATGTCGAGTCCCCAGGCCCGGACCGCGCGACGGGTGGCCTCCGCGAGGCGGCGATGTCGAGAAAAGACCTGTTCCAGGCCCTCCTCGAACAACATCCGAAGGGATTCTCTGAGGCCGTAGAGGAGATTGGTGGCAGGGGTATAGGGAAAGAACCCCTGCTGGTTGTCGCGGATCATGGCTTCCCAATCCCAGAAGGATTTGGGGAATCGGGATCCTTTGGCGGCTCTCAGGGCCTTCTCGCTGATGGCGTTTAACCCCAGACCCGGGGGGAGCATCAGGCCCTTTTGGGAACAGCCTACGGTGACATCGACTCCCCATTCATCGTGCCGGTAATCGATCGAGGCGAGCGAGGAGATGGTGTCGACCAGGAAGAGGGCCGGATGGCCGGCACGATCGATGGCCTTTCGGACCTCGGCGACCCTGGTGGTGACGCCTGTGGAGGTTTCGTTGTGGACGATGGCCACGGCTTTGATCCGTTGCCCCTTATCCCTCGAAAGGATCTCCTCTACCTTCGCGGGATCGACGCCCCTTCTCCAATCTCCGGGGACGAACTCGACCTCAAGGCCGAGCCTGACGGCCATATTCCGCCAGAGGGTTGCAAAGTGGCCTGTCTCGAACATCAGGATTTTGTCGCCGGGAGAGAGGG
Encoded proteins:
- a CDS encoding tripartite tricarboxylate transporter permease; protein product: MLDIWLGAIQNVFNPLTLLIIWGGVLLGVILGSVPGLNSTMGTALLIPFTFAMSPINGLALLSAVYCGGTYGGSISAILFNVPGAPEASATVFDGYEMAKKGKAAQALGFAVMCSCLGGLFSVVVMTLVSPLLARVALTFSQPEYFALAITALTLIASLGGRGMKKAAISGVFGLLMATVGIDPMTGDPRFTFGGKALIGGINFIPAIIGAFAVGEILARSETRLDTKEVFLEKVSTKLPKLKEILRMKWLVLRSALIGTWIGILPGVGATTAAFVGYAEAVRWSKNPEKFGTGIPEGIAAPETANNAATGGAMVPLLTLGIPGSATTAVIIGGFLVHGLQPGPMLFMNQPKLMYSIFLAMFLANILMLFAGLGVAKVFSNFRRIRYSILGPCIFIFAAIGSYGIRNDPTDLWIMFFFGVIGYFMKRYNYPIAPMIIGLVLGNLTEISLRRGMRMVDYDLSAFLFRPIAGIILAIALISILYSVIRKKPKIIEED
- a CDS encoding GntR family transcriptional regulator — translated: MENPKDKSRGNPALPARERVYSYLKSAILSGRLPPGHKLTEENLAKTLKVSRTPVREVLHKLEAEGLVKPRNKRGFFVAGDSREEVEELFEIRAILEGYALRIVSKRISDKELDQLNRFIQKAEEALKRGKIGEVFKWNTRFHDALHSMIGDKRQLLRLMVDIRKFVLRYRKDTLRYPDGGKRAVEGHRKVIMALQLRDPDLCERVMREHIREAKEDALLSLFGVS
- a CDS encoding aminotransferase class V-fold PLP-dependent enzyme translates to MTQFPFQSGRHFLQIPGPTNVPDRVLRAMSQPTIDHRGPEFAQLAREVLQGLKKVFQTSGEVVIFPSSGTGAWEAALVNTLSPGDKILMFETGHFATLWRNMAVRLGLEVEFVPGDWRRGVDPAKVEEILSRDKGQRIKAVAIVHNETSTGVTTRVAEVRKAIDRAGHPALFLVDTISSLASIDYRHDEWGVDVTVGCSQKGLMLPPGLGLNAISEKALRAAKGSRFPKSFWDWEAMIRDNQQGFFPYTPATNLLYGLRESLRMLFEEGLEQVFSRHRRLAEATRRAVRAWGLDILCLSPEEYSSTLTAVVMPDGYDADELRGLILKKFNMSLGTGLGKLRGKVFRIGHLGDFNELMLAGTLCGIEMGLSLARIPFSKGGVSEALDYLTKSQS
- a CDS encoding tripartite tricarboxylate transporter TctB family protein, which codes for MILGELIISGVIFFGSLFLFFEAQKFEGHDVYAKLGPAYWPEFLLVCLMGLSLLVAVDALRQKRKGGEEAKGAPKWDKGKGRLLLAIGFIVLYFLLLKVVGFIALTPFFLIAFMYLLGERKKAWMIGVSLGMTVLIVYVFTKAMYVPLPRGTGIFLDFSHLFY
- a CDS encoding tripartite tricarboxylate transporter substrate binding protein, yielding MKGRAFVTVLIVSLLILSAIGGALAQVPKPKDYPTRPIEVVVQYGAGGGSDIFVRSLMMPARAILRVPINVTNLTGGAGVKASTYVLSQPADGYTIYNFSPEQIINTIFGRENYKEFAPLCMVQQDQSIFYVRAESPFKTIQEVIKYAKENPGKLQFTGTTPASPDEVIIMLFAKKAGIKVKYIPFDSAPESHAAVLGGHIDVLHEEPGVIMSLLEAKKLRPLVVFTEKRLEKFPDVPTARELGYDITMGRWRGLAVKKGTPQEIIDYLADVLKRCSQDPNYKAIEKANLLDLRPGWKGPEEFGKFWDEEYVRYKEIFEELGYLKKK